Within Candidatus Abyssobacteria bacterium SURF_5, the genomic segment GCGCGCCTTTTTAGGCGGAAGGATTGATCTGGCGCAGGCCGAAGCCGTGGCCGATCTCATTTCCGCAAAGACCGAAGCCGGACTCCGGGCCGCCGCAAGTCAGCTTCGCGGAAAACTGAGCGAGCGGATTCTGGGACTTCGCAACAGGCTGGCCGACTGCCTGGCGCATCTGGAGGCGACAATCGATTTTCCGGAGGACGAGGTTCCTCAACTCGAGGGAGGAAGCCTTTCGGCGCGCCTGCAGCAGATCAAACTCGAGATAGAGGAGCTTTTGCAGAATGCGCGTGGTGGCGTACTGTATCGCGACGGAGTATCGACTGTAATTGTCGGCAAGCCGAACGTCGGGAAATCGAGCATTTTGAACGCGATCCTTTCCGAGCCGCGTGCGATCGTGACCGAGGAACCCGGAACCACGCGCGATGTCATCGTTGAATCGGTAAACTTGCGGGGAATCGCTTTGCGCTTGTGCGATACAGCAGGCATCCGGGAGCCGGGCTGCACAATCGAGCGGCTCGGGGTTGAACGCAGCGAGCAGGCGATCGATGAAGCCGACCTGGTGCTGTTCGTCATCGATTCGGCGAACGCGCCAACCGCCGAGGACCAGCGGATTATCGCGAAGCTGCGGGAGAAGCCTCATGTGATCGTTGTCGCCAACAAGGCCGATCTGAAACCCGACGCCGATCTCGATCCGCTCGGCGCCCATCTGCCGGGCAGGCGCATAATTCGGACGTCGGCAACCGCCGGGGACGGCATCGAGGAACTCGAGCAGGCGATCTTCGACGA encodes:
- the mnmE gene encoding tRNA uridine-5-carboxymethylaminomethyl(34) synthesis GTPase MnmE → MIDNQTICAVSTPLGHSGIGIVRLSGPQAVAIADRLITTSDGRPLAHQPDRRLVVGRVLDGVSLVDEVLVSVMRAPHSYTTEDVVEINCHGGIIAVRRTLELALQNGARLAEPGEFTRRAFLGGRIDLAQAEAVADLISAKTEAGLRAAASQLRGKLSERILGLRNRLADCLAHLEATIDFPEDEVPQLEGGSLSARLQQIKLEIEELLQNARGGVLYRDGVSTVIVGKPNVGKSSILNAILSEPRAIVTEEPGTTRDVIVESVNLRGIALRLCDTAGIREPGCTIERLGVERSEQAIDEADLVLFVIDSANAPTAEDQRIIAKLREKPHVIVVANKADLKPDADLDPLGAHLPGRRIIRTSATAGDGIEELEQAIFDEVTEGAAIAPEEILVTRLRHRAALETARAGLENALRAQKDRLSVEFVALDVREALDSLGEIVGAVVTDELLDRIFGEFCIGK